Proteins from a genomic interval of Candidatus Methanoperedens sp.:
- a CDS encoding amidohydrolase family protein, which yields MADLAIKGGTLLKCGEIIKNGVIAVDNGLITFAGKDTKVKADKIIDAKGCVVMPGLVSAHTHLPMTLLRGYADGLPYREWTEKIRKAEMRLTPEFIRAGARLGILEMIKSGTTSFADMYIHMDEVAKVVEETGIRAALGYGMIEGLNEDPETKLKNREKFVKKWNGAANGRITTMYAPHSAASCSKEFLIKVKELAKKDGARIHIHVLETEDELKLMKKSYGMCSINLLNSINMLGPNVLAAHCIWLSDDDIGILKDKEVNVIHCPTSNMALGAGVARVPEMLKIGINVALGTDGAASGAGLDMWKEMRAAALLHKIRDLRAMTAQTVLEMATANGARALGINAGVLKAGCLADIIIVDTRKPQFISSNIPAALVNGVSGCDVKTVIVDGKVLMEDHVVSVMNEKNVIDEGMDAMLRLESEV from the coding sequence ATGGCAGACCTGGCAATCAAAGGGGGCACCCTTCTTAAGTGCGGCGAAATAATCAAAAATGGTGTGATAGCCGTAGATAATGGTTTGATAACTTTTGCAGGAAAGGATACAAAAGTGAAAGCTGATAAAATAATCGATGCAAAAGGCTGTGTCGTGATGCCCGGTCTTGTAAGTGCCCACACGCATCTTCCAATGACGCTTTTACGGGGTTATGCAGATGGGCTTCCATACAGGGAATGGACTGAAAAGATCCGGAAAGCTGAGATGAGACTTACTCCTGAATTTATAAGGGCAGGCGCCCGCCTGGGGATCCTTGAGATGATAAAATCAGGGACTACATCGTTTGCTGATATGTACATTCATATGGACGAAGTGGCAAAAGTTGTAGAGGAAACAGGTATAAGAGCCGCGCTGGGCTACGGGATGATAGAGGGGCTCAATGAAGATCCCGAAACGAAACTTAAAAACAGGGAGAAATTTGTAAAAAAATGGAACGGCGCAGCAAATGGCAGGATCACGACTATGTATGCGCCTCATTCGGCTGCTTCCTGTTCGAAGGAATTTTTAATAAAAGTAAAGGAACTTGCCAAAAAAGATGGCGCAAGAATTCATATCCATGTGCTTGAAACTGAAGACGAACTCAAATTAATGAAAAAAAGCTATGGGATGTGTTCTATTAATCTGCTAAATAGTATAAACATGCTTGGCCCAAATGTGCTCGCAGCGCACTGTATCTGGTTATCTGATGACGATATTGGAATACTGAAGGATAAGGAAGTTAACGTTATTCATTGTCCGACGAGCAATATGGCTCTTGGCGCCGGGGTCGCGCGCGTGCCTGAAATGCTGAAGATCGGAATTAACGTGGCTCTGGGCACTGATGGCGCTGCTTCAGGAGCGGGTCTCGATATGTGGAAAGAGATGAGGGCAGCGGCGTTGCTGCATAAGATCAGGGACCTGCGGGCGATGACTGCGCAAACAGTGCTTGAGATGGCCACAGCCAATGGTGCACGGGCACTGGGGATAAATGCGGGAGTACTCAAAGCAGGGTGCCTGGCTGATATAATTATTGTGGATACGAGGAAACCGCAGTTTATATCTTCAAATATCCCTGCAGCGCTTGTGAATGGCGTATCGGGATGCGATGTTAAGACTGTGATAGTGGATGGAAAAGTACTGATGGAAGATCATGTTGTTTCTGTGATGAATGAAAAGAACGTTATCGATGAAGGAATGGATGCGATGTTAAGACTTGAAAGTGAAGTGTAA
- a CDS encoding argininosuccinate synthase, whose translation MKKVVLAYSGGLDTSVCIPLLKEHYGCDYAITVTVDVGQPAKEIEQAEKKAEKISQKHYTIDAKDEFVKDYIFPLIKANGSYEGYVLGTSIARPLIAKKVVEVAKKEKAQVLAHGCTGKGNDQLRFETIFRSTSLEVVAPMRDMNLTREWEMEYAKKNGIPVAATRSKPWSVDENIWSRSIEGGRLEEPDFVPPEEIFEWTVSPEKAPAAQIIDIGFKNGIPVSLDGEKSDGVSLIQKLNAIGGAHGVGRTDMIEDRVLGIKARENYEHPAATILLMAHKDLEKLVLTRDELRFKSIVDDTWSELAYKGLVDEPLYSDLNVFIDKTQERVTGSVKVKLYKGSAKVIARNSPYALYSADISSFDSKTIDQKDAEGFCKYHGFQARLFKKLG comes from the coding sequence ATGAAGAAAGTAGTACTTGCTTATTCAGGCGGGCTTGACACATCTGTGTGTATCCCCCTTTTGAAAGAACATTATGGTTGCGATTACGCTATTACAGTTACGGTTGATGTGGGGCAGCCGGCAAAAGAAATAGAACAGGCAGAAAAAAAGGCCGAAAAGATCAGCCAGAAACATTATACTATCGATGCTAAAGATGAATTCGTAAAAGATTACATTTTTCCCCTCATCAAGGCGAATGGCAGCTACGAAGGATATGTGCTTGGCACATCAATAGCACGTCCACTGATTGCAAAAAAGGTCGTGGAAGTAGCAAAAAAAGAAAAAGCACAGGTTCTTGCTCATGGATGTACCGGTAAAGGCAATGACCAGTTAAGATTTGAGACTATTTTCAGGAGCACTTCGCTGGAAGTCGTAGCCCCTATGAGGGATATGAACCTCACGCGTGAATGGGAAATGGAATATGCGAAAAAGAACGGTATCCCTGTAGCTGCAACCAGATCAAAGCCCTGGAGCGTGGATGAGAATATATGGAGCAGGAGCATCGAAGGCGGGCGGCTTGAAGAGCCGGATTTTGTTCCTCCTGAAGAGATATTTGAGTGGACAGTTTCACCGGAAAAAGCGCCTGCTGCCCAAATTATCGATATAGGTTTTAAGAATGGAATTCCTGTATCGCTTGATGGTGAAAAATCAGATGGGGTTTCATTGATCCAGAAGCTCAACGCAATTGGCGGGGCGCATGGTGTGGGGCGCACTGATATGATCGAAGACAGGGTTCTCGGGATCAAGGCAAGGGAGAACTATGAGCATCCCGCAGCTACGATATTGCTTATGGCGCATAAAGATCTTGAGAAGCTTGTCCTGACAAGAGATGAATTGAGGTTCAAGTCAATTGTCGATGATACATGGAGCGAACTTGCCTACAAAGGTCTTGTGGATGAGCCGCTTTATTCGGATTTGAACGTTTTTATTGATAAGACGCAGGAAAGAGTGACCGGGTCTGTAAAAGTTAAGCTCTACAAAGGAAGCGCAAAGGTCATTGCAAGAAATTCACCCTATGCATTATATTCTGCAGATATATCATCTTTTGACAGCAAAACCATAGACCAGAAGGATGCAGAAGGATTCTGCAAATATCACGGCTTCCAGGCGCGGTTGTTCAAGAAGCTGGGATAA